TTTGCAAGTCCGCGTCATGGATGGCACGTTAAAGCCTCGCGATACGATACGGTTCATGCATGCGGAACGTGAGTACAAAGTGGATGAGTTGGGCTACAACCAATTCAAATTGAATCCCAAAGATCGATTGGTCGCTGGGGAGGTGGGTTACATCGTCGCGGGGGTCAAGAGCGTCCAAGATATCGAGATCGGTGATACGATCACCCTGCTCGACCATCCAGCCACCGAACCCATTCCCGGCTATCAACCGGCGAAGCAAGTCGTCTTTTCGTCGGTCTACCCCATGAGCACCGATGAGTATCAAGATTTGACCAAGGCGCTCGAAAAGCTATCGATCAATGATGCGGCGTTGACTTACGAAAAAGACAGCTCCGCGGCGCTCGGGTTTGGCTTTCGATGTGGATTTCTCGGGCTGCTGCATCTTGATGTGATCCAAGAACGGTTGGAACGCGAATTCGATCTCGGCTTGGTCATCTCGGCTCCTTCGGTGAAGTACAAGTTGTCACTCAAAGATGGCACGACGATCGATGTGGATAACCCAAGCTACTGGCCCGATCCGACCAACGTCGACTCGTCCACCGAACCGTACATCCGTGCCTCGATCTTGACGCCGGAGGAATACGTGGGGCCGGTGATGGAGTTGTGTCGCGAACATCGCTCGGAAAGCCAGACGATGAATTATTTGTCGGCGGGACGGGTGGAAGTGACAAGCGAAATGCCGCTGGGTGAAGTCCTTTTCGACTTTTACGGAAAACTCAAGATGATCACCCGTGGCTACGGATCCTTCGACTACGTGCCGATTGAGTATCGAAAGACCGATGTGGTCAAGGTTGATATTCTTGTCAACAAAGAACCGATCGATGCACTTGCCTACCTCGTCCATCGTGATAAAGCGCGAACGCGCGCTTTGCACTACTGCGAGCAGCTTGCGGAAGCGATTCCGCGTCACCAGTTCAAAATCCCCATCCAAGGGGCGATTGGCGGCACCATCATCGCTCGGGCGACGATTCAGCCGTTTCGCAAAGAC
This window of the Novipirellula artificiosorum genome carries:
- the lepA gene encoding translation elongation factor 4 codes for the protein MKQIRNFCIIAHIDHGKSTLADRLIQACGGVTQREFHDQMLDSMEIERERGITIKSNTVTLFYRAADGKDYQLNLIDTPGHVDFSHEVRRSLMACEGALMVVDASQGVEAQTVANLYLAMEYDLELVPVINKIDLPAADVERVREEIDADLGLDPFAAIPVSAKTGEGIENVLEGIVKHLPCPQGDPNAPLKALVFDAHFDKYRGVILQVRVMDGTLKPRDTIRFMHAEREYKVDELGYNQFKLNPKDRLVAGEVGYIVAGVKSVQDIEIGDTITLLDHPATEPIPGYQPAKQVVFSSVYPMSTDEYQDLTKALEKLSINDAALTYEKDSSAALGFGFRCGFLGLLHLDVIQERLEREFDLGLVISAPSVKYKLSLKDGTTIDVDNPSYWPDPTNVDSSTEPYIRASILTPEEYVGPVMELCREHRSESQTMNYLSAGRVEVTSEMPLGEVLFDFYGKLKMITRGYGSFDYVPIEYRKTDVVKVDILVNKEPIDALAYLVHRDKARTRALHYCEQLAEAIPRHQFKIPIQGAIGGTIIARATIQPFRKDVTAKLYGGDVTRKKKLLEKQKKGKAKMKQFGSVNIPQKAFVSVLRAEKD